TTCTTCGCCGGAGCGGCGTACCATAATTATGGTGGGGATAAGGCTGAACTTATCGATATTCATAATCAACGCCCAGATAAGGAACTGGTATTTACGGAAACATCCATTGGGGAATGGAATGATGGACGCAATCTTGAAAAACGTTTGATGGAAGACATGCGTGAAGTGGCCCTCGGTACCGTAAACAATTGGAGCAAGGGGGTCATTGTATGGAATCTGATGCTAGATACCGACAAAGGACCGAATCGCGAGGGAGGCTGTCAGACATGTTATGGAGCCGTGGATATTAGTAAGGCAAATTATAAGAATATAACACGTAATTCGCACTATTATATTGTTGGTCATCTTTCCTCGGTGGTCAAATCAGGAGCTACAAGGATTGGCGCTTCTGGATATACAGCGGAAGGATTGGTTTATACAGCATTTCAAAATACAGACGGAACCTACGCTGTTGTTCTGTTAAACGAATCGGGCGATAGTCGTAAGATTACGTTGGCAGATGGTAAACATCATTTTAGCTATGATGTGCCAGCTAAGTCGGTTGTTTCTTACCGCTGGACCTATTAACTGGAGGATGATAAACCCTAAGCGCTATCACATGGATAGCGCATAAATTATGAACAAATGAAAAGATATCTCATCAATATACTATTGGGAACTGCTGCAATTGCCGCAGTCAGTTCCTGTAAAAAGGATGAAAAATATACCTATCAAATAGGGGATCCTAAAATCGAATTGAAATCACCTATTTCAGCCGCAAATTTTGGGGATAGTCTCGAATTTCAGGTACACGTGTCGGACAGTGAAGTTGCGCTGTCAACTGTTAAAGCACAATTGTATTTTACAGACGACAAGGTAACAGAAACCGTCATCCGTACCAAACAAAATGGAGACTATGCTGGAAAGATTTATGTTCCGTTCCTGAAAGATATTCCCGATGGAAAAGCAACCCTTAAGTTTGTCTTACAGAATATTAGCCAAAAAATAACGGAACAATCTTTTGATATTAACCTGAGCAGACCCGACTTTCCATATTTAACTTTAGTCACAGCATCTAAATCGTATCGTATGGAAAAGGTAGGGCCTAATCAATATGCGGCAAAAGAGAATTTTCCATTTTCGGTAAAGGGCTATATTCAAGCACCAAAAGTGGGCGCACAAGGCAATCTGATGAATTTTGGTTGGGTCAATAATGTTATAAACCTCGGCTCTACGGCTGAAATCCCATTTTCAAATTCAACTTCTGGAATCTATAGCATCGCATTTAATACCTCAACTTATCAGGCTTCACCGTTTATTATTGCTTATGCCATTAATGGAACGGTATTCAGTCGCCTTGATGATGAGCACTTTAAGGCAGAGTTGAATATGGTAAAAGGCGAGAAGGTAATTCTTGACGGAATAGAAGATCTGAAGAATTGGTGGATTGATCCGGACTATTTTACACAAGCTCCTGACGGATCAATCGCTTTCAACGGAATGAACGGTAAGTATCGCGTTACTGCAGACTTTACCTTAAAATATTTTGTGGTTGAAGCGATGACAGGTAATGATTTAGCAAAATTACAAGATGACGGAAGTGGTGCGGTTTGGATTATTGGTGAAGGAATCGGAAAGCCTAAGGTATCCAGTAATCAAGTGGGCTGGAATACAGATAAAGCGCTTTGTTTGGTGCCGCTAGGCAACAAGAAATACCAGGTAACTGTTAAGGCAGGAGAGTCTATAAATTCTGATAACATCAATTTCAAATTTTTCCATCAAAAAGGATGGGGCGGTGAATTTGGTGGCACAGACCTGACAACGACAAGTGATATCGTTTTTGTGGGAGATGGAAAGAATGGACGCGACTCAGGCAATCTTGGCATCAAAACCGGTAACGTGTTAGAGACCGGTAAAACCTATGTTTTTACATTGGATTTAACTGCAGGTAATAAGGAAGCTGTCTTGACGATTGCGACAAAATAATAAAGATTGATTTTTTCCAAGTCCCAGGTAGTTTGCTATCTGGGACTTTTTCTTTCGAATGGAAGTTGTTTATTCCAACTTTCATTTGTTATATTTGCACAAACTCGAGACGAGTCATCATGTGCTTGATTTGGTCAGTTTACAAGATAAAGAGCAATCTTCCTGATGTAAGCTGCTATTGAGAATAAAATATTGGAATGAAAATCAGACTGTTTATATGGATTCTATTACCCTTGATGCTCCTGCAGAGCTTCTCAACGGTATGGCTATGGACAGTCTTCGAGTTGAATCGAGATTATATCGCACGTTACGAATGTATTAATCGCTTTAACGATAATGCGCTTGCCTGTCGAGGCCAGTGTATTTTGATGAAGAAAATGCGCGAGCATGAGGAAAAGGAACAAAAAAATCTTGAATTACGTATTATTGATGTTGTTTTTATAAATAATACGCAAGATTTTACGTTTAAAAACACGGCTCTTTATGAAGACACTGTGGAGCGCCTGCTTCCAGTATATAAAGAAGATTATTCCTATAATCCCATCTTTACAATATTTCACCCCCCTTTGGTTTAAATCCAGCTAGTAATTTATTTGAATAAGTAATCGATCGCTGATGATGGTTTACAGTGTAAGCTAGGGCTAGCATCGCTTTATAATTGCGTCGTGAAAATGCCTTTAGCGATCTCTTGTCAAAGTAGTCAATCTTCCGATTAAACTACTTATTCAGTATTTATTTCAATGAAACCATTATGGTTATTTGGACTACATTGCGATGTGGCTCTGAATCATTATAATGTTGATCGTGGTTAGTAATCTACTTAAAATCAACAGGATGATTTCATTTCGATAGAAAAATATATCCATTTGTCATATAGGATACCAGCATGATTTATTTAAACCGAGCTTGCGAGTTCACGAAGTAAATCGGATCGCTTCCTTATACATGAAATATTATAGATGAGAGATTTATTTATAAAAAAAGCGGGTTTTTATATCGCTATTATAGGTTTTTTTGTAGTCGCCTGTACCAAGGCGAAAACAGACTATGAGGCCGAAAGGGGAAATACCGTTGAAGAGAATATGGAGTTTAAAGAGGTTACAAGCCTTATTTCTTCCGGTTACAATATTCGTATTGAAGCTCCGGGTGGGGTATTGTACCGCGGTTATAATGATATCCGCGTGAAAATCAATAAGCAGCAAAATAATGAACCTGTAGCCGTTTCCGCAGTCAAATTGCTGCCCATCCAAACCAATATGCAAGGACTGAAAATTGTTTGTCCAAACCAGTCCGTAATGGACCATACGTTGGATGGGAGCTACTTTTCGGGTTACAGTGTGTTTACAGATGAAAGTTCTGCAGCAGCAAACTGGAGTTTGGAAATCGATTTTAAAATTGGGAATCAGACCTTCACAGCTATACAGCCTGTAACTGTAATGCCACAGCCAAATAAAAATCGTAACATAACCACCTTTACCGGGAAAGATAGCGAACACTATTTAATCGCCTTGATTGCTCCTTGGAAACCAAATGTTGCTGAAAATAAACTGGTCGCAGGCATTTATAAATTAGACACTGCGCAATTGGCTTATACAATAGTCAACGGATACACCTTGCAGTTAGATCCGCGTATGCCAGAACCTTCGATGGGCAACCATTCTTCCCCCAATAATAAGGACTTGGTCCAACAGGCCAACGGATTGTACCAAGGTGTTGTCAATTACACCATGACAGGCAACTGGACGCTGAATTTTATTTTGGTCAACCAAAATGGAAGGGCAATAGCAGGGACTGAGGTGCCGAAGGATTTCACTCCGGGGGTAGAAGGGCGTAAAAGTGAGTTATACATCGACATTCTATTTTAGAGGCTATGAAGAAAATAAGTGTTATGCTCTTTATGTTGTCTTTGGGATGGAACGTACACGGACAAAACAATCCTATTACGCGCGATACCACGAGACGTCTAGCGGAGGTTACAGTCAATGCCGCTGCCAAAAAGAGGATCGAAAACGATCTAAAGATGACAGTCTCCGTGGATGAATATTTGGCTTCTGCAAGTAATATCAGCTTCATCAAACGTGGTGCCTACGCTTGGGAACCCCTACTCAATAATATGAGTAGCGAGCGTTCGATAATTACGATCGACGGGATGCATGTCTTTGGAGCATGTACGGATAAAATGGACCCGATAACCTCTTATGTAGAAAGTAATAATCTTGCTGCCATCGATATTAAATCGGGGCAGGAGGGTAATCTGCATGGCGCTACGGTCGCGGGCAGTATAGATCTAAAAAGAAGGAATACCTCGTTTGGGCTGCAGAAAAAAATTGGCGGAGCCTATCAGACAGGTTTTGAATTCAATAATAAGCAGACGTTCAATCTTGGAAATTTATATTACTCAAGCGACAAATTTGTGGCAGATGGAAGTATTGCCTTCCGGAAGGCTGGAAATTATTATGATGGAAATGACGATGAAGTACGGCATTCGCAATATAATAAATTCAATGCGTCTTTGGGCTTGGCCTATAAAACAAGTCCGCTCTCTGCCGTTAGGGTGGATGCTATTTTTGATCGGGCAAAAGATGTGGGATTTCCTGCTTTACCAATGGACCTATCCTTATCCAGAGCGATCATCACTTCCGCTACATACAAACAGTTGTTTGAAGAGGGCTTGGTAAAAGTATGGGACACCAAAGTTTATTTTAATGCTGTTGAGCACTATATGGATGATACAACCCGTCCGGAGAATTTGGTCCATATGGATATGCCAGGCTGGAGTACGACCTACGGTCTTTTATCTAAAATTAATCTGCAGAAAGACCGCTATTCTTCGGAAATACAGGTAAATGCTTACGATAATCTATCGATAGCTGAGATGCGCATGTACCCGCAGGATCGATCCAAACAGACCATGTTTGCCTATAGCTGGCCATGGGTGACCACACGATTCGCGAGTGTAGCCATTAATAACTCGTTAGATCTTTCTGATATCAGTAGACTTGTCTTTGGGGGGTCATTGGGTTTGAACTATAACTATTCGAAATACGTTGAATTCAACTGGATCTTCCATCCGGGTTCTCCACAGAAGAAAAATAGAATTCTGCCGAGCCTACATGCTAGCTATCAGTTAAATATTGGTCAGTTTGACTTTTCTCTAGGAACAGGGTTTGGGCATCGTGCTCCTTCTGTTTCGGAAGCGTATGGTTACTACATCTATAACAGTTTCGATCGTTATGACTATATCGGAAATCCAGATTTAAAAAATGAAGTTTCTTATGAAGCCAATGCCAGTGCCGGATTTAAGACCGGAAAGCTAAGCATTGGGGCCAAGGCCAATTATTTCTTTATACAAGACTACATTATTGGCCGGATTTTGAGTTTGGGTAGCCCCATGAACTATCAATCGGTAGGCGTAAAAGGCTATACCTCTTTAGATCATGCGACGCTGTTTAATCTGGCACTCAATGCGCAATATCAAATTTTGCCAGGTCTAGATTGGAAGGCTATACTTACCTATGCCAGAGGGCAAGACAATATGGGCGGAAACCTGCCCTTTATACGTCCCTTAAGTTATCAAACATCACTGCATTACCGATACAAAATGATCGGCATGCAAACTTCAATGAACGGGGACTTTAGTCAAGTCAATTTTAGTCCTGAATACGGAGAGGACCAAACTGCATCCTATAAGATTTGGAATGTATCGGCAGATTATAACTTCAATATTGGGAAATTAAATGCCGCGTTTCAGGTCGGTGCGGAGAACCTTTTCAATGAATACTATAGTACCTATGCGGATTGGGGAAATATACCACGCATGGGTAGGAATATTTTTACATCCTTAAAAATCAATTTTTAAATACCTTAAAACTTAAAAATAAAATGAAAAACAATACAATTAAACTCCTGATGATCTCTTTGGTTATGGTTTCTTGTAGCAAAAGTGAAGACGTCGCTAACAGTGTTAACTTACATTTCAACAATACATTTAAAAATACAACAATTGTGCTGGGTAGTGCAGATTCCCCAGCTGCTACGACAAATACATCCGCCAGCGGACAACTGTATCAGTTTTCTGAGCTAAAGTATGTAATTAGCAATATCAGACTTATTAAAGCCGATGGGTCTGAGATCCCTTATAATGTAAATGACCTGGATAAAGGGGCTACAGTAATTGATCAGGCGAAAGCAGCAACGTTAAATTATGTACTGAGTAATATACCTGTTGGCGAGTATAAACAGATCAAATTCGGTTTGGGGGTAAAACAGGAAATAAATACTCTGGATCAACTGAGATTCCCAGTTTTCTATGCAACAGCAGGAGCAAATGATACTAAAATGCATTGGGAATGGGGGACAGGTTACCGATTTACGAAATTGGAGGGCTTTTATGGTGTTGATCATAAAGAGTTGTCTATTCACACAGGGAGTACGGTCAACGGTACAAACGGCGATGAATCCACTTATAAACAGGGCGTAGATGCTTACCGGGACATTACGTTGAATTTACCTTCCATAGTTACTATTGGAAAAAGTATACCACAGATTAACATCAGGGCAGATTTCGATAAACTCCTAAGCGGTAAAACGAATACCATCACCTTGGGGGCCAATAATGCTACACCTAGTATTCATTCAGCAGTGGAAATGGTGAAGTTTGTTGATAATCTTGGCGGCAACGGAAGCAGCGATACAGCAGGGATGTTCACTGTTGAAGGTGTTTCTAACTAAATATGATGTAAATGGCTATGATCTGGAATGCGATTGTAGCCATTTATGAAAAATACATTAGGCATAAAAGCGAACGGATGCTTTCTGCATCAGACTATTGTGTACATTTTGAATATTCATCAACCCTTGATAAAATTAATAGGATGAAAAAAGTCATCTTAATCCTGACCATTATAGTGATTGCTTTATCCTGTAGTAGGGATGATATTGTTGATTCTAAGCTGGAAGATAACCCTATAGTCACTTTCAACATTCCTGCGGATTTTCCGAGTCTAAATAATGTGTTTAAGAGCAATAAGCCAACAAAATATGGTGTTGAATTGGGGGAAAAGCTGTTTCATGAGAAAAGATTCAGTGGAAACAATACGATATCATGTGCCAGTTGCCATAACCCCGCATTGGCTTTTTCCGATGGAAAAATGCAGGCGGTAGGGATAGATGATCGTGTTGGATTTCGGAATACGCCGCCTTTGCAGAATTTGGCTTTTATGAAATTTTATAATTGGGATGGCAATATACTCGAACTGGAAAAGCAACCTTTAGTTCCAATTATCACGCATGAAGAGATGAACTCTTCTATCTTGGAGGTTATCGGTAAAATTAATGGGGATTTTGACTACAAAGTATTGTTCAAGAAGGCTTTTGGCGATGAGAATATTACACCTGAACGAATTTATAAAAGCATTGGACAATATGAGTATACCCTAATTTCAGCCGACAGTAAATATGACAAGGTAAAACGAGGTGAAGGGGAGCAATTCACTATTGAGGAAGAACGGGGGTATCAGCTGTTTAAATTGAAATGTGAAAGCTGCCATGCATCAGAATTATTTACCGATCAGAGTTTTAGAAATGTCGGGTTTCCTTTAAACAAACATCCAGATGAGGCTGGGCGAGCACGTATCACAGGTATCGAAACAGATTATATGGCTTTTCGGGTACCGTCTTTACGAAATGCCGAATACACAGCGCCCTATGGAAGTTTTGGGCAGTTTCCAACGTTGAAATCTGTGCTGGATTATTTCGACAAGGGTGTTTTGGATGCAGCTAACCTTGATCCGATTCTGAAAGAAAATGGCAAAAGAATTCCTATGACAGAAGAAGAAAAGGAAGCTATCATCGCTTTTATTAAAACATTAAGTGATCCGAAATTTGTAGGCAAATAATGCTGATTTACGAATAGAAGAGATCAACCAATTGCTTCGCTTCCTTTACATCATGTACGCGGAGAATTTGTACACCTCTTTCGAGAAGTAGCGTATTTAAAGCAGTGGTGCCGTTTAAAGCTTCCTGGGCGGTGATTCCGATTTTTTTATAAATCATGGATTTACGGGATATTCCGCCCAAAATTGGTAATTCAAAGTAATGAAGTTCATTGACACGATAGAGTAACTCATAGTTTTGTTCCACTGTCTTTGCAAAACCAAATCCCGGATCAAGAATAATGTCTTTTACCCCCATACTTTTTAGCGTGGCAATGCGGTCACCTAAAAAGGTGGCGACGTCAGTTACAATATCGTTGTAATCGGTTTTTTCCTGCATATTTTCGGGAATACCGCGCATATGCATGAGAATATACGGAACTTGATATTTTGCTACCGTGGCGAACATGTTATCGTCGAGTGTACCTCCCGAAACATCATTTATGATGTGCACTCCCGCATCGATTGCCGCAGCGGCAACGTCTGCCCTAAAGGTATCTATTGATAAAATTGCGTCAGGAAATGCAGTTTTAATCGCCCGAATAGCAGGAAGAGCTCGATCCATTTCCTCCTGTGATGAAATCAATGGAGCTCCTGGACGTGAGGAATATGCGCCAATATCAAGAATTTGAGCACCTTCAAGCAATAGCTTCTTTGCTTTCTCTACCGCAAGTTCGACGGTTGTATTGTCGCCACCATCATAAAATGAATCCGGAGTCACATTGAGTATCCCCATAATAATGGGCTTTTCGAAGCTCATCAAGGTACCATCGACCAATATGGAATGGCAGGGTGAAGTGTGGAATCTTTTCATCAGAACAAAGCTAGGCGTGGTGTAATAGCGTCTTATTTGACAACTAAAACACCTTCGGCAATAATGCTAATATCTTTTTTAGGTTGTGTAATCTGGTCTATTTCAGCCTGTGATTTACCCAGATCCTTTGCTGCATGTTGTAACGATGCGACAGAAACTTCTTTTTTCTTCGCAATACCCTCGACAACAACCGTTTTACCGACAATGTCTGCTGGCATGAAGAAACCATAGTCTTTAAAACGAACGGTAATAGGCTCTTCACCTTCCCGTTGCAACGTCATGAAACAGCCTTTTTTCTTACATACCTCAACGACCTTACCGGCTACTTTTCCGTTGAATGCGTTCTTTTGCGTAAGTTCTTTTTCAAGCTTTGCTACTGAAATCGCATTGGACGCAGAGATTTCTTTCCCATATTTTACACCAGGTTTGGCGGCGGGAATATCCTTTTGCTGTGCCAAAGATATATTGGTAACAGCAAAGGCTAATGCAAAAAATAAAACGATCTTTTTCATGCTATTTTCTAATAAATTCAAATTTACCACTAGGGTCCAGCTTCATGACAGTAGATGATTTGCCATCTGTTGCAACATCTCTTTCGTAAGCGACGATATAGTCTACCCCATCTTTGATGACATCCGATATTTCGTCGAAATCTTTCGCCGTTGGTTCACCACTGATATTTGCCGAAGTTGAAATGATCGGTTTGCGAAACCGTTGTAAAAGCTGTTCACAAAAAGGGTGTTTGACAATTCGAATGCCAATTGAACCGTCCTCAGCAATTGCATTGGGCGCAAGATTTTTGGCATTCGAATAGACAATTGTCAAGGGTTTTTCTGTATATTCAATAAGTTGATAAGCCACATCCGGGATTTCATTGACATAACTCGCTAATTGATTGTCGTTGTGTAAAAGGACGATCAGACTTTTGGATTTATCTCTTCCTTTTAGTTGGAAAACTTTCTCCACGGCTTCTGGATTGGTGGCATCACAGCCTATTCCCCAAATGGTGTCAGTGGGGTATAGAATTAATCCGCCGTTTTTTAATGTCTCCAAGGCCTTATTCAAATCCTCACGATCTACGAATGCACTCATCTTATCTTTATACTAATTTTAACTTTATACAGCTACATTATGATCACGTAGTGCATCATTTAATGAAGTCTTTTTGTCTGTAGACTCTTTACGTTGACCAATGATCAAGGCGCAAGGAACTTGATATTCCCCTGCCGCAAATTTCTTGGTGTAAGAACCCGGAATAACAACAGAGCGGACAGGTACATAACCTTTATATTCTACAGGTTCAGGTCCCGTAACGTCGATAATTTTTGTTGAGGCTGTCAATACAACATTAGCACCTAATACAGCTTCTTTTTCTACACGAATACCTTCTACTACAATCGCTCTTGAACCGATAAAAACGTTATCCTCAATAATAACTGGAGCTGCTTGTACCGGCTCCAATACACCTCCAATTCCGACGCCGCCACTTAAGTGTACATGTTTCCCAATTTGCGCACAAGAGCCAACAGTTGCCCAAGTATCCACCATGGTTCCTTCGTCTACATAAGCACCGATATTAACGTAAGAAGGCATCATAATTACGCCTTTAGCCAAATAGGCCCCTAAACGAGCAGAAGCCCCTGGTACAACACGTACTCCAGTGTGCTTGTAGTCCGTTTTTAATTTCATTTTATCATGAAACACAAAAGGACCAGCAGTCATTTCACGCATTTCATTGATCGGAAAATATAAGATGACCGCTTTTTTTATCCAATCGTTGACATGCCATCTTGTACCGATCATTTCAGCCACACGGATTTCACCGCTATCTAACTTCATGATAACAGCGCGGATCGCCTCTGTATATTCTTTATACTCCAATAATTGTCTATCTTCCCAAGCTTCCTCAATCAATTTTTTAAGTGGCTCTACCATATTATTTGTTTGCTTATTTGAATTAGTTTATTTTGATGTACAAACTTAGATAAAGTTGCAGTTAAAAGCAACTTTATCCATGGTCCCTTGTGCTTTAAGCATATATTTATAACGGAAATATGTTAATTTATCTGGAAGGAACCCCGATAGTTTCTGAATATAATTATTTTTGTAATATGGCTGGAACATCAGAAAAATTGAGAATTGATAAATATTTGTGGTCAATTCGGTTATTTAAGACAAGAACTTTGGCAACGGAGGCCTGTAAGGCTGGACGAGTAAAACTCAAAGGCCAAAATATAAAGCCCTCTTATGAAGTTAAGATCGGAGATGTGTACCATATCCAAAAGGGAATCGAAAAAAAAGTGGTGCACGTGACAGGTCTTTTAGAACGTCGTGTTGACGCCAAGACTGCAGTTCAATTCTACGAAGATCAGACACCTGTAGAAGAAACGGTAGGGTTTAAATCCGTATTTCATGCGCCCGTACTAAAACGCGACCGCGGAACAGGGCGACCTACGAAAAAAGACCGTCGTGAGATAGATGATTTACAATCTTCAGAATGGTGGGAGAAGGAAGATGAATAAGCTCAAGATATGTGCCATGATACTTGTAGGGAGTCTGGTGGCAATCTCCTGCAAATCATATAAAAAATCTGTAAGCGTGACCGAGGGCGAATTTGTTTTGGCGATCCATGGTGGAGCGGGGACGATCTTGAAAAAGAATATGACAGATTCGATGGAACAAGCTTATCGGATTGTCTTAGAGCAAGCACTTCGTATAGGCTATCAAAAGTTGCAAGAAGGTAAATCCAGTTTGGATGCCGTCGAATCGGCTATTCATGTAATGGAAGACTCACCTTTGTTTAATGCAGGGAAAGGAGCGGTTTTTACACATGACGGACGCAACGAGCTGGATGCCTCCATTATGGATGGTAAATCCTTGGCTGCGGGCGCAGTTGCAGGAGTGACGACGATCAAAAATCCAATCTCAGCAGCAAAAGCGGTGATG
The Sphingobacterium multivorum genome window above contains:
- a CDS encoding L-threonylcarbamoyladenylate synthase, which gives rise to MSAFVDREDLNKALETLKNGGLILYPTDTIWGIGCDATNPEAVEKVFQLKGRDKSKSLIVLLHNDNQLASYVNEIPDVAYQLIEYTEKPLTIVYSNAKNLAPNAIAEDGSIGIRIVKHPFCEQLLQRFRKPIISTSANISGEPTAKDFDEISDVIKDGVDYIVAYERDVATDGKSSTVMKLDPSGKFEFIRK
- a CDS encoding TonB-dependent receptor plug domain-containing protein, which encodes MKKISVMLFMLSLGWNVHGQNNPITRDTTRRLAEVTVNAAAKKRIENDLKMTVSVDEYLASASNISFIKRGAYAWEPLLNNMSSERSIITIDGMHVFGACTDKMDPITSYVESNNLAAIDIKSGQEGNLHGATVAGSIDLKRRNTSFGLQKKIGGAYQTGFEFNNKQTFNLGNLYYSSDKFVADGSIAFRKAGNYYDGNDDEVRHSQYNKFNASLGLAYKTSPLSAVRVDAIFDRAKDVGFPALPMDLSLSRAIITSATYKQLFEEGLVKVWDTKVYFNAVEHYMDDTTRPENLVHMDMPGWSTTYGLLSKINLQKDRYSSEIQVNAYDNLSIAEMRMYPQDRSKQTMFAYSWPWVTTRFASVAINNSLDLSDISRLVFGGSLGLNYNYSKYVEFNWIFHPGSPQKKNRILPSLHASYQLNIGQFDFSLGTGFGHRAPSVSEAYGYYIYNSFDRYDYIGNPDLKNEVSYEANASAGFKTGKLSIGAKANYFFIQDYIIGRILSLGSPMNYQSVGVKGYTSLDHATLFNLALNAQYQILPGLDWKAILTYARGQDNMGGNLPFIRPLSYQTSLHYRYKMIGMQTSMNGDFSQVNFSPEYGEDQTASYKIWNVSADYNFNIGKLNAAFQVGAENLFNEYYSTYADWGNIPRMGRNIFTSLKINF
- a CDS encoding 2,3,4,5-tetrahydropyridine-2,6-dicarboxylate N-succinyltransferase, whose product is MVEPLKKLIEEAWEDRQLLEYKEYTEAIRAVIMKLDSGEIRVAEMIGTRWHVNDWIKKAVILYFPINEMREMTAGPFVFHDKMKLKTDYKHTGVRVVPGASARLGAYLAKGVIMMPSYVNIGAYVDEGTMVDTWATVGSCAQIGKHVHLSGGVGIGGVLEPVQAAPVIIEDNVFIGSRAIVVEGIRVEKEAVLGANVVLTASTKIIDVTGPEPVEYKGYVPVRSVVIPGSYTKKFAAGEYQVPCALIIGQRKESTDKKTSLNDALRDHNVAV
- the folP gene encoding dihydropteroate synthase translates to MKRFHTSPCHSILVDGTLMSFEKPIIMGILNVTPDSFYDGGDNTTVELAVEKAKKLLLEGAQILDIGAYSSRPGAPLISSQEEMDRALPAIRAIKTAFPDAILSIDTFRADVAAAAIDAGVHIINDVSGGTLDDNMFATVAKYQVPYILMHMRGIPENMQEKTDYNDIVTDVATFLGDRIATLKSMGVKDIILDPGFGFAKTVEQNYELLYRVNELHYFELPILGGISRKSMIYKKIGITAQEALNGTTALNTLLLERGVQILRVHDVKEAKQLVDLFYS
- a CDS encoding RNA-binding S4 domain-containing protein, which gives rise to MAGTSEKLRIDKYLWSIRLFKTRTLATEACKAGRVKLKGQNIKPSYEVKIGDVYHIQKGIEKKVVHVTGLLERRVDAKTAVQFYEDQTPVEETVGFKSVFHAPVLKRDRGTGRPTKKDRREIDDLQSSEWWEKEDE
- a CDS encoding DUF5125 domain-containing protein, with protein sequence MKRYLINILLGTAAIAAVSSCKKDEKYTYQIGDPKIELKSPISAANFGDSLEFQVHVSDSEVALSTVKAQLYFTDDKVTETVIRTKQNGDYAGKIYVPFLKDIPDGKATLKFVLQNISQKITEQSFDINLSRPDFPYLTLVTASKSYRMEKVGPNQYAAKENFPFSVKGYIQAPKVGAQGNLMNFGWVNNVINLGSTAEIPFSNSTSGIYSIAFNTSTYQASPFIIAYAINGTVFSRLDDEHFKAELNMVKGEKVILDGIEDLKNWWIDPDYFTQAPDGSIAFNGMNGKYRVTADFTLKYFVVEAMTGNDLAKLQDDGSGAVWIIGEGIGKPKVSSNQVGWNTDKALCLVPLGNKKYQVTVKAGESINSDNINFKFFHQKGWGGEFGGTDLTTTSDIVFVGDGKNGRDSGNLGIKTGNVLETGKTYVFTLDLTAGNKEAVLTIATK
- a CDS encoding cytochrome-c peroxidase; translation: MKKVILILTIIVIALSCSRDDIVDSKLEDNPIVTFNIPADFPSLNNVFKSNKPTKYGVELGEKLFHEKRFSGNNTISCASCHNPALAFSDGKMQAVGIDDRVGFRNTPPLQNLAFMKFYNWDGNILELEKQPLVPIITHEEMNSSILEVIGKINGDFDYKVLFKKAFGDENITPERIYKSIGQYEYTLISADSKYDKVKRGEGEQFTIEEERGYQLFKLKCESCHASELFTDQSFRNVGFPLNKHPDEAGRARITGIETDYMAFRVPSLRNAEYTAPYGSFGQFPTLKSVLDYFDKGVLDAANLDPILKENGKRIPMTEEEKEAIIAFIKTLSDPKFVGK
- a CDS encoding DUF4920 domain-containing protein, whose product is MKKIVLFFALAFAVTNISLAQQKDIPAAKPGVKYGKEISASNAISVAKLEKELTQKNAFNGKVAGKVVEVCKKKGCFMTLQREGEEPITVRFKDYGFFMPADIVGKTVVVEGIAKKKEVSVASLQHAAKDLGKSQAEIDQITQPKKDISIIAEGVLVVK
- a CDS encoding MbnP family protein, which translates into the protein MKNNTIKLLMISLVMVSCSKSEDVANSVNLHFNNTFKNTTIVLGSADSPAATTNTSASGQLYQFSELKYVISNIRLIKADGSEIPYNVNDLDKGATVIDQAKAATLNYVLSNIPVGEYKQIKFGLGVKQEINTLDQLRFPVFYATAGANDTKMHWEWGTGYRFTKLEGFYGVDHKELSIHTGSTVNGTNGDESTYKQGVDAYRDITLNLPSIVTIGKSIPQINIRADFDKLLSGKTNTITLGANNATPSIHSAVEMVKFVDNLGGNGSSDTAGMFTVEGVSN